One Patescibacteria group bacterium genomic window, CAGTTGGGGTGGTCATTGCCACGGGTCGACGAACCGTTTTGGGGGAAATTGCAAAACTGACATCGCAAACAGTTCGGCATTCAAGTTTTGATGAGAATTTAGCCAAGTTCAGTAAATTCATGCTTCTGGTCGTTGGGATCACTCTGGCGATCGTTTTCGTTTCGCGGTACGCACTCAACGGCGCTTTGGGTATTGGCGAGCTCTTCCTTTTCTCCATTGCGCTTGCGGTGAGTGTGATACCAGAAGCCCTCCCCACAGTCATTACCATTACCCTGTCTCGGGGTGCTCTGCGGCTAGCCAAGGAAAAAGTGGTGGTAAAGCGACTGGGCGCAATTGAAGACCTGGGGCAAATTGAAATTCTGTGTACTGATAAAACGGGAACGTTAACCCAAAATCGATTAACGGTTGAAGATATTTTTGCATCGAGTCCGGAAAATGTTGTGGCGTGGATGGCTGCAGGTTTTTCGGCTGGTGATGATGCGCAGGCGGCAGCGTTTGACCGAGCCCTTCGGCACGTCCAGCGGAAAGGTGAACCCGTACTCCGCGGACGTATTGTTGCCCGCATTCCCTTTGACCCTGAGCGACGAAGATCGAGTGTGGTATTTGAACGAACGGACGGTTCTCGTTGGTTGGTGGTGCGCGGTGCACCAGAAGTGCTCCTGGATCACACCAAGAATGTTGAGCTTCCGCATGGTCTGGTTCCGGTGCAAGAAGCGCGACCAGAAATTCTTCGGGTCCTTGCTACATTTGGGGAGGCCGGGCACCGTGCGCTAGGTGTGGCAATTCGGCCAGTGAGCAAGCGGCCAGAGTACCATGAGAATGATGAAGCTGGCCTGACGTTCTTGGGCATGGTGGCTTTTGCTGATCCGCTGAAACCAACGTCTGTGGATACACTGGCAAAGGCCGCGGCCTTGGGAGTGGAAGTGAAAATTCTTACTGGAGATAGTTTGGCTGTGGCCGGGAGTATTGCGAAGAAGTTACAGCTACCGCATGGGCCAGATGATATTGTTTCCGGTGAAGTATTGGATACGCTGCACGGTGCTGGCTTTGAGCAGGTTGTGAGGCGAGCGCGGGTCTTTGCACGGGTGACCCCCACGCAGAAGTACAGGATTATTGAAACGCTCCAGACCCGGGCGTCTGTTGGCTTTTTGGGTGAGGGAATGAATGACGCCCCAGCTTTGAAATTGGCAAACGTCGCTATGGTGGTGCAAGGCGCAGCTGATGTGGCGAAAGATGCGAGCGACGTGGTGCTCTTGGAAAAAGATTTGCACGTTATCATCCGCGGGATTGAACAGGGTCGTGGTATTTTCGCGAACATCACAAAGTACTTGCGCTACACGCTCATTGGGAACTTTGGGAATTTTTTTGGCATTGCTGGCATTTCTTTACTCGTCCCATTCTTGCCGCTGTTACCGCTGCAAATTCTTTTGGCAAATCTCCTGACAGATTTACCCCTCATGGCTGTCGCGGCTGACCGAGTGGAGCCAGAAGATACGGCAAAACCAGTGCGACTGCATTTGCGTGAGCTTGCGTTCTACTGTCTCATTCTTGGTTTGGTGAGTACGTTGTTTGACTTCTTAGCCTTTGCAACCTTCCGGCACTTTGGAGAAACAGAGTTGCGAAGCCTCTGGTTGATTGAGAGCATTCTCACAGAGCTGGTGCTCGTCTTCTCCATACGTACATTTCGGCCAGCACTTTTTGCGCGGAGACCTGCTGGGGTTGTGCTGTGGATTGCCGCAGCTGCTGCGGGTCTAACGCTGCTCATTCCATTTGTGCCGTTTGCCGCCAATGTTTTCCATATGGTTCCACCCACCGCACCACAGTTCGCACTCATTATTGGTTTTGTTTTGGCGTACTTTGCGTTGACGGAAATTGTGAAGGCAGTGTACGTCCGAACATTGCACAAGCAGACTGCGCCTGTTGCAGTGAAGAACGCATCGTCAGTTTCTCGTTAAGCGTGTCTATGCAACGTAAACCCACGAAAAAAGTTTTTGCGTATGCTTGACATGGAAGGCAGAATATTGTACGGTAAGCAGGCCAAAGTCAGCTAGACGGCTGCCCTCCTACGCCCTTGCTCTGCTCGGGCTACGGAGGGAGGAAAGTCCGAACACCGACCTACGCCTGGCTTCGGCCGGCGAGCTGCCTACAAGTCTGTAGGTGCTTGCCAGCCGAAGTCATGAAACGGGGTCACGGAGAGTTGCTAACGGCAACCGGGAGTAGGCCATCCAAGGAGTCCTCGCGAGTTCTTGAATGGATGAAGCCCAGGGAAAGTGCCCCACTTCGGTGGGACCTCGCCTGAGGTGCGAAAGCACCTGAGGAGTGGCAACAGAAAGATACCGCCGATGGCTCAGTACGGAAACGTGCTGGGAACAGGTAAGGGTGAAATTGTGGTGTAAGAGACCACAGCATCCTACCGTGAGGTAGGAAACGGTAAACCCTCTCCAGTGCAAGGCCAAGTAGGCCCTGCACCGAGCCGTAAGGTTCTGGTACAGGGCGGGTTGGCTGCTAGAGGTTTGCAGCAATGCAGATCCCAGAGAGATAGTCGTCACGTGGTACTCGATGCAAGTTGAGCGCTACGAACAGAATTCGGCTTATCGGCTGGCTTTGGCAACAGGCAACACCATACAGTAGCGCATGGCGTTTCCTGCACTTTCGTTCAGATTCATTTTCCATGCGACGACTTGAGCTCATCACTGCCGCAGTGTTGGTACCCCTGGATTTTGTTATGGTGGTGCTGGCGGGTTGTGCGGCGTATAGCTTGCGCTTCAGCGGGACGGTGGCGAATCTGCGACCAGTCGTGGCGGAACTCCCATTTCAGGAGTACGTCATTTTTGTTTTTGCCATTGGCATTATTTGGGTACTCTGTCTGGCCATGGCTGGGTTGTACGCCTTGCGCCAGCGCTACGCCATTGCGGAAATTGGACGGGTGATTGTGGCGTCTGCCGCGGCCATGACCGTGGTCATTTTTTCCATCTTCTTCCGGCGAGAACTTTTTTCCTCTCGCTTCATCATTCTCGTTGGCTGGCTGCTGGGCGTGCTCTTTGTTGCTTTTGGGCGCTTGCTGGTGCGGTGGATTGTGCAGGTCATGCAACGTAATGGCGTTGGCCTGCAGCGACTGCTGGTCGTTGGCTCTGGTGATCTGGCTGACCGCATTGTAAATGATTTGTACCAAGGTCGCGGTGAAGGCTACCAGTGCGTTGGTCGGTTGCCAGATTTTGGGAGTTCCACCCAGCTGCAGTTTGGTACGGTGCTGCAAGAGAAAAAACCCGATGCCGTGCTCCTAGCTGCAACAGATGTGCCGCAAGCAGACGTCGTTGCCTTGCTCAATGCGGCGCAGCTCCACCACTTGGGTTTTCAGTATGTGGCAGATATGTTCGCCACCCATGCTGGGCATTTGCGCGTGTCCACCTTGTTTGGCACGCCAGTGGTAGAAGTGCAGCGGACTCGTCTGGATGGGTGGGGAAAAATTTGGAAGCGAACATTTGATATTTTGGTTTCCGGTATGGGGCTCATCATCCTCTCCCCATTTTTTCTCATCATTGCCCTGCTGATTGTTTTGGATAGCCCGGGACCAGTCTTCGCCAAGCTCAAACGGGTGGGCGAACGAGGGAAGACTTTTACGCTGCTGAAATTTCGGTCCATGATTCGGAATGCGCATGCGCTGAAACCCACACTCATGGAGAAGAACGAACGGCAGGATGGTCCACTCTTCAAAATGGCAAATGATCCACGGATTACCCGCGTGGGCCGTTTCTTGCGGCAGACCAGCTTGGATGAATTTCCACAGTTGGTGAATGTACTGCTGGGTTCAATGAGCCTGGTTGGCCCACGGCCGCACGAACCAGAAGAGGTGGCG contains:
- a CDS encoding cation-transporting P-type ATPase — protein: MEEKQEPKRTILSANQAPAAVLKALGTTLQGLQSTEAGIRLGRDGENTIHTTDHSGWVVLGRQFRSPMVLLLVVALAVSGILREFVDAITIAVIVVINAVLGFVQEYKSAKYLQKLQTIVHDHAVVRRGGKELVISRSEVVVGDIVLVRTGDVVPADIRLCEVKNFLLDESVLTGESVQVAKQTTAMSVSISTPERATNVAFMGTTVAAGEAVGVVIATGRRTVLGEIAKLTSQTVRHSSFDENLAKFSKFMLLVVGITLAIVFVSRYALNGALGIGELFLFSIALAVSVIPEALPTVITITLSRGALRLAKEKVVVKRLGAIEDLGQIEILCTDKTGTLTQNRLTVEDIFASSPENVVAWMAAGFSAGDDAQAAAFDRALRHVQRKGEPVLRGRIVARIPFDPERRRSSVVFERTDGSRWLVVRGAPEVLLDHTKNVELPHGLVPVQEARPEILRVLATFGEAGHRALGVAIRPVSKRPEYHENDEAGLTFLGMVAFADPLKPTSVDTLAKAAALGVEVKILTGDSLAVAGSIAKKLQLPHGPDDIVSGEVLDTLHGAGFEQVVRRARVFARVTPTQKYRIIETLQTRASVGFLGEGMNDAPALKLANVAMVVQGAADVAKDASDVVLLEKDLHVIIRGIEQGRGIFANITKYLRYTLIGNFGNFFGIAGISLLVPFLPLLPLQILLANLLTDLPLMAVAADRVEPEDTAKPVRLHLRELAFYCLILGLVSTLFDFLAFATFRHFGETELRSLWLIESILTELVLVFSIRTFRPALFARRPAGVVLWIAAAAAGLTLLIPFVPFAANVFHMVPPTAPQFALIIGFVLAYFALTEIVKAVYVRTLHKQTAPVAVKNASSVSR
- a CDS encoding sugar transferase: MRRLELITAAVLVPLDFVMVVLAGCAAYSLRFSGTVANLRPVVAELPFQEYVIFVFAIGIIWVLCLAMAGLYALRQRYAIAEIGRVIVASAAAMTVVIFSIFFRRELFSSRFIILVGWLLGVLFVAFGRLLVRWIVQVMQRNGVGLQRLLVVGSGDLADRIVNDLYQGRGEGYQCVGRLPDFGSSTQLQFGTVLQEKKPDAVLLAATDVPQADVVALLNAAQLHHLGFQYVADMFATHAGHLRVSTLFGTPVVEVQRTRLDGWGKIWKRTFDILVSGMGLIILSPFFLIIALLIVLDSPGPVFAKLKRVGERGKTFTLLKFRSMIRNAHALKPTLMEKNERQDGPLFKMANDPRITRVGRFLRQTSLDEFPQLVNVLLGSMSLVGPRPHEPEEVAKYAGWHRKLLTIRPGMTGMAQVRGRAALSFDEEAQLDITYIENWSFAMDVMILLRTPGAVFSRRAAV